From Sporosarcina sp. 6E9, a single genomic window includes:
- a CDS encoding acetyl-CoA C-acetyltransferase produces the protein MENEVVIVSAVRTAIGSFLGSLKDVSAVDLGATVIKEALERAGVSPEHVDEVIMGNVLQAGLGQNTARQSAIKAGLPETVPAMAINKVCGSGLKAVHLARQAIVSGDADIIVAGGMENMSQSPHLLKGSREGYKMGDQKVVDSMISDGLWCAFNDYHMGVTAENLCDRYSITREEQDEFSAKSQKKAAAAIEAGKFKDEIVAVEIPVRKGDPIIFDTDEYVRGSSTAEKLGKLRPAFKREGSVTAGNASGINDGAAAFVIMSKRKADELRLTPLATIEANANAGVEPSVMGIGPVQAVKNVLARANMDLAEIDLIEANEAFAAQSIAVDRELEFDHEKLNVNGGAIALGHPIGASGARILVTLLHEMKRRDAKTGLATLCIGGGQGVATIVKRP, from the coding sequence ATGGAAAATGAAGTAGTCATTGTAAGTGCGGTTAGAACTGCGATAGGATCATTTCTTGGTTCATTAAAAGATGTATCTGCAGTTGACTTGGGGGCAACCGTTATTAAAGAGGCACTAGAACGTGCCGGGGTTTCACCGGAGCACGTTGATGAAGTCATTATGGGGAATGTCTTACAAGCCGGGCTCGGACAAAATACAGCTAGACAATCCGCAATTAAAGCAGGACTGCCGGAGACGGTTCCAGCAATGGCGATAAACAAAGTATGCGGTTCAGGATTGAAGGCGGTTCATCTTGCGCGACAAGCAATTGTTTCGGGCGATGCTGATATTATCGTTGCTGGCGGAATGGAAAATATGAGCCAGTCACCTCATTTATTAAAGGGGTCTCGGGAAGGCTATAAAATGGGCGATCAAAAAGTCGTCGACAGCATGATTTCCGATGGTTTATGGTGCGCATTCAATGATTATCATATGGGCGTTACAGCGGAAAATTTATGCGACCGCTATTCAATAACACGTGAAGAACAAGATGAATTTTCAGCGAAATCGCAGAAAAAAGCGGCTGCAGCAATTGAAGCAGGAAAGTTCAAAGATGAAATTGTTGCCGTAGAGATTCCAGTGCGTAAAGGCGATCCAATCATATTCGATACGGATGAGTATGTGAGAGGGAGCTCCACTGCTGAAAAATTAGGGAAACTCCGACCTGCATTTAAACGTGAAGGAAGTGTTACTGCAGGAAACGCTTCTGGTATCAATGATGGTGCCGCGGCATTTGTTATCATGTCAAAAAGAAAAGCGGATGAACTCCGTTTAACTCCACTCGCAACGATTGAAGCGAATGCAAATGCCGGTGTCGAACCATCAGTCATGGGAATCGGCCCGGTTCAAGCAGTGAAAAATGTATTGGCTCGCGCAAATATGGATTTGGCTGAAATTGACTTAATCGAAGCCAATGAAGCATTTGCAGCTCAATCCATTGCAGTCGACAGAGAACTCGAGTTTGATCATGAAAAACTGAATGTGAACGGCGGCGCAATTGCGCTTGGACATCCCATTGGTGCCAGTGGTGCTCGGATACTTGTAACATTACTCCACGAGATGAAACGCCGAGATGCAAAAACTGGACTCGCAACACTCTGCATCGGAGGCGGACAAGGTGTCGCCACAATTGTAAAACGTCCTTGA
- a CDS encoding ABC transporter ATP-binding protein: MTMIERNLESSNLENRTDKDILLEVKDLKKYFPIKGGILKRTVGQVKAVDGVSFSIIKGETLGVVGESGSGKSTLGRVILRLLDPTEGNVIFDDVDISYLSQRKIRPHRKDMQIVFQDPFASLNSKMSVGQLVEEPLIVQGLLSKKERMKQVTEIITKVGLRKGDLQKYPHEFSGGQRQRISIARALVVNPKFVICDEPVSALDVSIQAQVLNLMKDLQEELGLTYLFIAHDLSVVKHISDRVAVMYLGRFVELASKKALYSNALHPYTRALLSSIPVIDIDKDPAKKVEKIKLQGDLPSPANPPTGCTFRTRCPYAYERCTSEIPELIELEENHFVACHLYTKD; the protein is encoded by the coding sequence ATGACGATGATTGAACGAAACTTGGAAAGTTCTAATCTAGAAAATAGAACCGATAAAGATATTTTGTTAGAAGTTAAAGATTTAAAAAAGTATTTTCCGATAAAGGGAGGTATTTTAAAAAGAACGGTCGGCCAAGTCAAAGCGGTGGACGGTGTCTCTTTTTCTATTATCAAAGGCGAGACATTGGGTGTCGTTGGTGAATCAGGGTCCGGAAAATCAACATTGGGACGCGTGATTTTACGACTACTTGATCCGACAGAAGGCAATGTGATTTTTGATGATGTGGATATTTCCTACTTAAGCCAACGAAAAATCCGGCCGCATCGAAAAGATATGCAAATCGTTTTCCAAGATCCATTTGCCTCTTTAAATTCAAAAATGAGCGTCGGTCAACTTGTTGAAGAACCTTTAATTGTACAAGGGCTTCTATCTAAAAAAGAACGCATGAAACAAGTCACAGAAATTATTACTAAAGTAGGGCTGCGAAAAGGTGATTTGCAAAAATATCCGCATGAATTTTCAGGCGGACAAAGACAGCGGATAAGCATTGCCCGAGCGCTAGTTGTGAATCCGAAATTTGTCATTTGCGATGAACCAGTATCCGCATTGGATGTTTCTATCCAAGCGCAAGTATTAAATCTTATGAAGGATCTTCAAGAGGAACTAGGGCTTACTTATTTATTCATCGCGCATGATTTAAGTGTGGTCAAGCATATTAGTGATAGAGTGGCCGTTATGTATTTAGGTAGATTTGTAGAACTTGCATCTAAAAAAGCACTCTACAGCAATGCACTACATCCTTATACACGCGCACTTCTATCCTCAATACCTGTGATTGATATTGATAAAGATCCAGCAAAAAAAGTCGAAAAGATTAAATTGCAAGGGGATCTTCCAAGTCCCGCAAACCCGCCGACGGGCTGCACTTTTAGGACAAGATGTCCATATGCATATGAACGTTGTACATCTGAAATACCCGAACTGATTGAGTTGGAGGAAAATCATTTTGTTGCTTGCCACTTATACACAAAGGATTGA
- a CDS encoding DUF3886 domain-containing protein — MSAKSKKGNRQHVAKIENTTPTLSDALDDDLLAKLKSVKTDLTKVERQNEEERQEKLRLERKEREKNKSFEELLNEYGDVGKKY, encoded by the coding sequence ATGTCAGCAAAAAGTAAAAAAGGTAATCGACAACATGTTGCCAAAATAGAAAATACGACACCAACACTATCTGATGCCCTTGATGATGATCTACTTGCAAAATTAAAATCAGTAAAAACCGATTTAACAAAGGTGGAACGTCAAAACGAAGAAGAGCGTCAAGAAAAACTTCGCCTCGAACGAAAAGAACGTGAAAAAAATAAAAGTTTTGAAGAACTTTTAAATGAATACGGCGATGTCGGTAAGAAATATTAA
- the opp4C gene encoding oligopeptide ABC transporter permease: protein MSVDPNEEVVLDRKHRSPLQLAMRRFLKNKLAILGLVVFFIIICMAVFAPFLTDHDPTEPNLLLIEQSPTSEHILGTNSVGHDNFSRLLYGSRVSLIVGFSAMSFTLIIGLITGAVAGYYGGVVDNIIMRLTDLVLALPFLVLALTIIALMEKITIGIFVTIIAITSWPTLTRIVRGTFLSLREQEFVLGARAIGASDTRIIFKHFIPNAIGPIIVNATLMMASMIIIESALSFIGFGIPQPTPTWGNMISEAQSIRILRYHPEAWIPPGLGILVTVLAINFIGDGLRDAFDPKSDGR, encoded by the coding sequence ATGAGTGTAGATCCGAACGAAGAAGTGGTTTTAGACCGAAAGCATAGAAGTCCGCTTCAATTGGCGATGCGACGTTTTCTGAAAAATAAATTGGCGATTTTAGGTCTGGTCGTTTTTTTTATCATTATTTGCATGGCTGTATTTGCACCGTTCTTAACGGATCACGATCCTACAGAACCTAATTTATTATTAATTGAACAAAGTCCTACCAGTGAACATATTTTGGGAACAAACAGCGTAGGGCATGATAACTTTTCACGGTTGCTTTACGGCTCTAGAGTTTCATTAATTGTCGGTTTTAGCGCAATGTCATTTACCTTAATAATTGGGCTTATAACAGGTGCCGTAGCCGGCTATTACGGCGGGGTAGTTGATAATATTATAATGAGATTAACAGATTTAGTACTTGCGTTACCGTTTTTAGTATTAGCACTCACAATCATTGCCTTAATGGAAAAGATTACGATTGGTATATTTGTCACAATTATCGCGATTACCTCGTGGCCGACCTTGACCCGGATAGTTAGGGGAACCTTTCTTTCCCTTAGGGAGCAAGAGTTTGTCTTAGGTGCCAGAGCGATAGGTGCAAGCGATACAAGAATAATTTTCAAACATTTCATCCCAAACGCCATTGGTCCAATCATTGTTAACGCGACATTGATGATGGCATCGATGATAATAATTGAATCTGCCCTAAGTTTTATTGGTTTTGGAATACCACAACCTACACCGACATGGGGGAATATGATATCCGAAGCACAAAGTATACGTATCCTCCGCTATCATCCAGAAGCATGGATTCCACCTGGACTAGGCATATTGGTGACCGTACTAGCGATTAACTTTATCGGGGATGGGCTGCGTGATGCATTCGATCCGAAGAGTGATGGCAGATAA
- a CDS encoding alpha/beta hydrolase yields the protein MKRRIIFITGIISSVVAAFFTLFGFLATNRLMYLKMKDPDVIMKREILAKRFDEKWYETVRKEGLWIHSPNDYLLNTVFLKPLNTKNTVIICHGVTENKTNSIKYARLFERLGFNSVIYDHRRHGESGGKTTSFGYYEKLDLQAIVQAIREKIGEDALLGIHGESMGAATTILYAGTFDDDADFHIVDCPFSDFTEQVLHVLRMETPLRSTMALRIANLFLKMRDGYTLNLVSPREVIENVQKPMLFIHSMKDEFILPYMTKELYQAKPGDKMLKLFEKGAHAKSFNDNPESYEKTVKEFLQRFGFIAKLNTR from the coding sequence GTGAAACGGCGTATTATCTTTATAACCGGAATTATTTCGAGCGTAGTTGCTGCTTTCTTTACTTTATTCGGATTTCTAGCGACGAACAGGCTTATGTATTTAAAAATGAAGGATCCTGATGTAATCATGAAACGTGAAATATTGGCGAAACGTTTCGATGAAAAGTGGTATGAAACCGTACGAAAAGAAGGCCTATGGATCCATTCGCCAAATGATTATTTATTAAATACTGTTTTTTTAAAACCGCTAAATACAAAGAACACTGTAATAATATGTCATGGTGTGACGGAAAATAAAACGAATTCAATCAAATATGCTCGATTATTTGAACGCCTGGGTTTTAACTCTGTCATTTATGATCATCGACGACACGGTGAATCAGGTGGAAAAACGACCAGTTTCGGTTATTATGAGAAGTTGGATTTACAGGCAATTGTGCAAGCAATTCGCGAGAAGATTGGTGAAGATGCTTTGCTTGGTATTCACGGGGAGTCAATGGGTGCAGCAACGACGATTCTTTACGCCGGAACATTTGATGATGACGCAGATTTTCACATTGTAGATTGTCCTTTTTCCGATTTTACAGAACAGGTCCTTCATGTTCTACGAATGGAGACGCCGCTCCGAAGTACGATGGCTTTACGTATTGCAAATCTTTTTTTGAAAATGAGAGATGGTTACACACTGAATCTGGTTTCACCTCGCGAAGTAATTGAAAATGTTCAAAAGCCCATGTTGTTTATCCATAGTATGAAAGATGAATTTATATTGCCCTATATGACAAAAGAATTATATCAAGCGAAACCTGGCGATAAAATGCTGAAACTTTTCGAAAAAGGGGCCCATGCAAAATCATTTAATGATAATCCCGAATCGTATGAAAAGACCGTAAAAGAATTTCTTCAGCGATTTGGTTTCATCGCAAAATTAAACACCCGCTAG
- a CDS encoding YneF family protein gives MWWILGIVVALLAGVALGFFIARQYMMKYLEENPPINEDMLRMMMMQMGQKPSQKRINQMMSQMNKVSEKEKKDKKKKKK, from the coding sequence ATTTGGTGGATATTAGGAATCGTCGTCGCGCTATTAGCTGGTGTGGCCCTCGGATTTTTCATTGCACGTCAATATATGATGAAATACTTAGAAGAGAACCCGCCGATTAATGAAGATATGCTACGAATGATGATGATGCAGATGGGTCAAAAACCTTCACAAAAAAGGATTAACCAGATGATGAGTCAAATGAATAAGGTTAGCGAGAAGGAAAAGAAAGACAAGAAAAAGAAAAAAAAGTAA
- a CDS encoding ABC transporter permease, translating into MYQYIIRRILVFIPMLLALSIIVFGLAKAAPGDPFTGKILDPNINPKVYEQQREALGLNKPVPIQYLNWAKEVSRGNFGESITFNGRSVQSLIKERILNTVYLGLVALGITLVVAIPIGIYSARKPYSLLDYGATTFGFAGLAIPNFFFGLVVIYLLSIKMDWFPAQGTLSSNDLSGFAEFKDRIHHMILPGLTLGLASTASYMRYMRSEVLDVLGSDYIRTAKAKGMSDRNVLYKHTLRNAMIPIITLMGFEFGAILSGAIITEQVFNFPGLGTLFINAITNRDYPIVMAIALLLGVAILVGNLIADIFYSIVDPRIRYD; encoded by the coding sequence ATGTACCAATATATTATTAGAAGAATATTAGTATTTATCCCTATGTTATTAGCGTTGTCCATTATTGTATTCGGCTTGGCTAAGGCAGCACCCGGTGACCCGTTTACTGGAAAGATTTTAGACCCGAACATAAACCCCAAGGTATATGAACAGCAAAGGGAAGCACTGGGTCTTAACAAACCAGTTCCTATCCAATATCTAAATTGGGCCAAGGAAGTATCACGGGGAAACTTTGGTGAGTCAATTACTTTTAACGGTCGTTCCGTTCAAAGTTTGATAAAAGAACGAATCTTGAACACCGTATACTTAGGACTAGTCGCATTAGGCATCACGTTAGTCGTCGCAATCCCGATAGGTATCTATTCAGCCCGAAAACCTTACTCATTATTGGATTACGGTGCAACGACTTTTGGATTTGCGGGACTAGCGATACCAAACTTTTTCTTTGGACTTGTTGTCATTTATCTATTGTCGATAAAAATGGATTGGTTCCCAGCGCAAGGAACTTTATCGTCGAATGACCTTTCAGGATTCGCAGAGTTTAAAGATCGAATTCATCATATGATCCTTCCTGGTTTAACATTAGGGCTTGCTAGTACGGCTTCCTATATGCGCTATATGCGTTCGGAAGTGTTAGATGTCCTTGGCAGTGATTATATACGAACCGCAAAGGCTAAAGGCATGAGTGACCGTAACGTACTCTATAAACATACATTGCGAAATGCAATGATTCCGATTATTACACTGATGGGCTTTGAATTCGGTGCGATTTTAAGCGGTGCGATTATTACAGAACAAGTCTTTAACTTTCCGGGATTAGGGACGTTATTCATCAACGCAATAACGAACCGGGATTATCCTATTGTAATGGCGATCGCTCTTTTATTGGGGGTAGCAATACTCGTCGGAAACTTAATAGCAGATATTTTCTATAGTATTGTAGATCCGAGAATTCGTTATGATTGA
- a CDS encoding ABC transporter ATP-binding protein, translating to MSLRPILDVEELKTYFYLNQNQVAKAVDGISFSVFPGETVALVGESGSGKSITALSIMQLINKPGKIVEGSISMNNQELLKLKPKQMTSIRGNEIGMIFQEPMTALNPVFTIGNQITEIIRKHKKVNRREAEIRAISLLKVVGIPRPKEIMKEYPHQLSGGMRQRVMIAMAISCDPQLLIADEPTTALDVTIQAQILDLMVEMQKKFQMALLLITHDLGVVYEYTDRVMVMYGGQIVEQAPTKQLLKLTRHPYTQGLLASLPKIDEDVERLGTIKGTVPPSYNFPKGCRFATRCPFVMDKCKESNPELKELDTGHFVRCYLYVDGGSINDDD from the coding sequence ATGAGTTTACGGCCTATACTAGACGTCGAAGAATTGAAAACCTATTTTTACTTGAACCAAAATCAAGTTGCCAAAGCCGTTGATGGCATTTCATTTTCTGTTTTTCCAGGCGAGACTGTCGCTCTTGTTGGAGAGTCTGGAAGTGGAAAAAGTATTACCGCATTATCAATCATGCAACTTATTAATAAACCAGGGAAAATTGTTGAAGGTTCGATTTCGATGAATAATCAGGAGCTATTAAAATTAAAACCAAAACAAATGACATCGATTCGGGGAAATGAAATCGGAATGATTTTCCAAGAACCGATGACCGCACTAAATCCAGTATTCACAATTGGAAATCAGATAACGGAAATCATTAGAAAGCATAAAAAAGTGAATCGACGAGAAGCCGAAATTCGAGCAATTAGCCTGTTAAAAGTCGTTGGCATTCCGCGTCCCAAAGAAATCATGAAAGAATATCCACACCAATTGTCAGGGGGGATGCGCCAACGAGTTATGATTGCAATGGCCATATCATGCGATCCGCAGCTTTTAATAGCTGATGAACCCACGACGGCATTAGATGTTACGATACAAGCGCAAATTCTAGACTTAATGGTTGAAATGCAAAAGAAGTTTCAAATGGCACTTTTACTTATCACGCATGATTTAGGCGTTGTCTATGAATATACGGATCGTGTCATGGTCATGTACGGTGGGCAAATTGTCGAACAAGCCCCTACTAAACAACTATTAAAACTTACTAGACATCCTTACACACAAGGTTTATTGGCCAGTTTACCAAAGATAGACGAAGACGTGGAACGCCTGGGGACGATTAAAGGGACGGTTCCACCTTCATATAACTTCCCCAAAGGTTGTCGTTTTGCAACTCGTTGTCCGTTTGTAATGGACAAATGTAAAGAATCAAACCCAGAGTTAAAGGAACTGGATACAGGCCATTTTGTCCGTTGTTATCTTTATGTGGACGGAGGAAGTATAAATGACGATGATTGA
- a CDS encoding hydroxymethylglutaryl-CoA lyase, with amino-acid sequence MFILPNKATIIEVGPRDGLQNESKHVHKKDKLRFIRALQGANIKEMELTSFVSPKWVPQMADANEILQDTPAHGRQFVLAPNAKGAELALEAGARSIAVFVGVSNSFNQKNINRSTDESMDALVPVLARLKEEGIFIRACISTAFYCPYEGKIESDAVVELCNKFVAMGADELSVADTIGMANPQESYALFKILKDAFPNTLITAHFHDTRKMAMANIYAALQAGIDRFDTSAGGLGGCPFAPGATGNVATEDVVNMLDTLGIATGIDVKKVCEAVALVAPHISRPIETGMYRLFSNGQL; translated from the coding sequence ATGTTTATTTTACCAAACAAAGCAACAATAATCGAGGTCGGCCCACGTGATGGGCTCCAAAATGAAAGCAAACATGTTCATAAAAAGGATAAATTAAGGTTTATAAGGGCATTACAAGGGGCAAATATTAAAGAAATGGAGTTAACCTCTTTCGTTTCTCCAAAATGGGTTCCACAAATGGCAGATGCCAATGAAATTTTGCAAGATACACCAGCTCACGGACGGCAATTTGTCCTAGCGCCAAATGCAAAGGGTGCTGAATTAGCACTGGAAGCAGGCGCACGTAGTATTGCTGTGTTTGTAGGTGTGAGCAATTCATTCAATCAAAAAAACATTAATCGTTCAACTGACGAAAGCATGGATGCACTCGTACCCGTTCTTGCTCGATTGAAAGAGGAAGGAATTTTTATTCGGGCGTGTATTTCCACCGCATTTTACTGTCCATACGAAGGTAAAATAGAAAGTGATGCAGTTGTTGAATTATGTAACAAGTTCGTCGCAATGGGGGCAGATGAACTTAGTGTGGCAGATACCATTGGTATGGCCAATCCACAAGAAAGCTATGCCTTATTCAAAATTTTAAAAGATGCATTTCCAAACACATTAATCACTGCGCATTTTCATGACACACGCAAAATGGCGATGGCGAATATATATGCTGCGCTTCAAGCTGGCATTGATCGTTTCGATACGTCCGCCGGCGGTTTAGGCGGTTGTCCTTTCGCTCCCGGCGCCACCGGGAATGTGGCAACGGAAGATGTTGTGAATATGCTGGATACACTCGGCATTGCAACTGGGATTGATGTTAAAAAAGTTTGCGAGGCTGTCGCACTCGTTGCGCCGCATATATCCAGACCGATCGAAACAGGTATGTATCGGTTGTTTAGTAATGGTCAGCTGTAA
- a CDS encoding ABC transporter substrate-binding protein yields the protein MLKRYRSSLFLLIFVLMFGLVLVACNAENGDKDSEKPDDAETEDTSTDGEDEEATDDDGPKEGGTVTGAMHTAPAGMFNPIFYEEAYEANILDFTHEGLTSQNEKLEFIPGLAKEWKTNDDQTEITFTLEEGVKWHDGEEFTAHDVVYTYTAIADPDYVSAGGVRTNYVEPLLGYEDYVSGESDEFPGVVADSDYQVTFKFAEPNVMPLYYTGFPIIPEHIFKDIPVADIPAAVESTQPGKVIGTGPFKFSDMIEREQYTLERHDEYWQDKPHLDKIVWKIVQQSVMTGLLEKGEIDFIAAPGGINPADYDMVNDYDNVKIAEQADFGYQLLGFKMNHRTAEDVAGGVIEPDNWVPNKKIADPKVRQAIAWAIDREGLVGKGHGEGLLHGRGQPINSPIAVQFWAYDENAGTNYTYDPDKAEEMLDELGYVDKDGDGYREDPDGNEWVLNMEYPVGNEIRERSAPLVVKYLDDVGIKVDLRQPKDMSVYVDGLTKDNSDWDLYLIGWNLGSADPDPLGLWGIKDAYNFSRWNNPKSDELLYKAIKAPEAFDQDYRTEVYQEWQKYFSEDLPAFLLYAQNSIWAYNDRIQNVQILPQTMYRDSHTWWVND from the coding sequence TTGTTGAAACGTTATAGGAGTAGCCTGTTTTTGCTTATTTTTGTATTGATGTTCGGTTTAGTGCTTGTAGCATGTAATGCAGAAAACGGTGACAAAGATTCGGAGAAGCCAGACGATGCGGAAACAGAAGACACGTCCACAGATGGCGAGGACGAAGAAGCAACGGATGACGATGGTCCTAAAGAAGGCGGTACGGTAACAGGTGCGATGCATACAGCACCAGCAGGTATGTTCAACCCTATTTTTTATGAAGAAGCTTATGAAGCGAACATTCTTGACTTTACACATGAAGGCCTCACATCACAAAATGAGAAACTTGAATTCATCCCTGGATTAGCGAAAGAATGGAAAACGAACGACGATCAAACCGAGATTACGTTTACGCTAGAAGAAGGCGTCAAATGGCATGATGGGGAAGAGTTTACTGCGCATGACGTAGTGTACACATACACGGCAATCGCAGATCCTGATTACGTATCTGCAGGCGGAGTTCGTACAAACTATGTAGAGCCGCTTTTAGGATATGAGGATTATGTTTCCGGAGAGTCAGATGAGTTTCCTGGTGTTGTAGCGGATAGTGACTACCAAGTTACGTTCAAATTCGCAGAGCCTAATGTAATGCCGCTCTATTACACAGGTTTCCCAATTATTCCAGAACATATTTTCAAAGACATTCCTGTAGCTGATATTCCGGCAGCAGTAGAGTCTACACAACCTGGAAAGGTTATTGGAACTGGACCATTTAAATTTTCGGATATGATTGAGCGCGAACAATATACGCTTGAACGTCACGACGAATACTGGCAAGATAAACCGCATTTAGACAAAATTGTTTGGAAAATTGTCCAGCAGTCCGTTATGACAGGTTTACTTGAAAAAGGAGAAATCGACTTTATCGCTGCTCCAGGCGGAATTAACCCTGCAGACTACGATATGGTCAATGATTATGACAACGTGAAAATTGCCGAACAAGCAGACTTTGGTTACCAGCTATTAGGATTCAAGATGAACCACCGTACTGCAGAAGATGTTGCAGGTGGCGTGATTGAACCAGATAATTGGGTTCCAAACAAAAAAATTGCCGATCCAAAAGTCAGGCAGGCCATTGCCTGGGCAATTGACAGAGAAGGTCTTGTTGGGAAAGGGCATGGTGAAGGATTACTTCATGGTCGCGGCCAACCAATCAACTCGCCAATTGCAGTTCAATTCTGGGCGTATGATGAAAATGCAGGAACAAACTACACATACGATCCGGATAAAGCAGAAGAAATGCTAGATGAGCTGGGCTATGTCGATAAAGATGGTGACGGCTACCGTGAAGATCCAGACGGAAACGAATGGGTTCTAAATATGGAATATCCAGTCGGAAACGAAATCCGTGAAAGATCGGCGCCATTGGTCGTTAAGTATCTTGACGATGTTGGCATTAAAGTTGACCTTCGTCAGCCGAAAGATATGTCAGTCTACGTTGATGGACTTACAAAAGACAATTCAGACTGGGATCTTTACTTGATTGGCTGGAATTTGGGCAGCGCGGATCCTGATCCACTAGGTCTATGGGGCATTAAAGATGCTTATAACTTCTCGCGTTGGAACAACCCGAAATCGGATGAGTTGCTCTACAAAGCAATTAAGGCGCCAGAAGCATTTGACCAGGACTATCGTACAGAAGTTTATCAGGAATGGCAGAAGTACTTCTCAGAAGATTTACCGGCATTCCTGCTTTATGCGCAAAACAGCATTTGGGCATACAATGATCGTATTCAAAACGTCCAAATCTTGCCGCAAACTATGTACAGAGATTCACATACTTGGTGGGTTAACGATTAA
- a CDS encoding M23 family metallopeptidase encodes MLFFAFALFLFSTHQALAEEEQTREQELEERMAYYVKYSNPILPWYYLAAIDQFERNIQSVRSDIPKSEGPISIYYPSEFWNGALNPATVDTSEVAITFFNGYGRDGNNDGVVDVEDPDDKLYTLATYLSSYGATEQGVKKALMDYYDRKETVKQIMTISTLYKHFQTLNLDLRAFPLPVHANYSYRSTWGVSRGWGGRRIHEGTDLFAGYGVPVLSTSYGIIEVMGWNDYGGWRVGIRDMYNTYHYYAHLSGFNKEVKEGDIVEPGTLLGYVGSSGYGKEGTSGRFAPHLHYGMYKYNGRTEWAFDPFPYLRLWEREDKNKKQ; translated from the coding sequence ATATTGTTTTTCGCATTCGCACTATTCCTCTTTTCAACGCATCAGGCATTAGCTGAAGAGGAACAAACAAGAGAACAAGAATTAGAAGAGAGGATGGCGTATTACGTAAAATACAGCAATCCAATTTTACCTTGGTATTACTTGGCTGCAATCGACCAATTTGAACGAAATATACAATCAGTACGTTCTGATATCCCAAAAAGCGAAGGCCCGATTTCTATATACTATCCGAGTGAATTTTGGAACGGTGCGCTGAACCCAGCAACCGTAGACACGTCTGAGGTTGCCATTACTTTTTTCAATGGATATGGACGTGATGGTAACAACGATGGAGTTGTCGATGTGGAAGATCCTGACGACAAACTCTATACGCTAGCTACATATCTCAGTTCTTATGGGGCCACGGAACAAGGTGTGAAAAAAGCTTTAATGGATTATTATGACCGTAAAGAAACCGTTAAACAGATTATGACGATTTCAACACTTTATAAGCATTTTCAAACATTAAATCTAGACCTAAGAGCTTTTCCTCTGCCCGTTCACGCCAACTATAGTTATCGAAGTACTTGGGGCGTTAGCAGAGGGTGGGGCGGCAGGCGAATTCACGAAGGTACAGACCTATTCGCCGGCTATGGTGTGCCAGTTCTTTCAACTTCATATGGAATTATTGAAGTCATGGGGTGGAATGATTATGGTGGTTGGCGAGTAGGCATTAGAGATATGTACAATACGTATCATTACTACGCACATCTATCCGGTTTTAATAAAGAAGTTAAAGAAGGCGACATTGTTGAACCTGGTACATTGCTAGGTTACGTCGGAAGTTCAGGATACGGTAAAGAGGGAACGTCCGGACGATTTGCACCGCATCTCCATTACGGGATGTACAAATATAACGGAAGAACTGAATGGGCTTTTGATCCGTTTCCTTATTTGCGGCTTTGGGAAAGAGAAGATAAAAATAAAAAACAATAA